The Paenibacillus macerans genome includes a window with the following:
- the secG gene encoding preprotein translocase subunit SecG, protein MEILLKVLLVIFSIALTAVVLLQKGKSAGLSGAISGGAEHLFGKTKARGMDLVLERITVALGAGFFILSIIVAVVLR, encoded by the coding sequence ATGGAAATTTTGTTGAAGGTTTTGCTCGTGATTTTCTCGATTGCCTTGACTGCAGTCGTATTGTTGCAGAAAGGGAAAAGCGCGGGTCTTTCCGGCGCCATCTCCGGGGGTGCTGAACATCTGTTTGGGAAAACAAAAGCTCGCGGCATGGATCTGGTTCTGGAACGCATTACAGTAGCCTTGGGGGCCGGATTTTTTATCCTGTCGATCATCGTCGCAGTAGTTCTTAGATAA
- a CDS encoding methyl-accepting chemotaxis protein — protein MSKTKALQTKTRGKSGAFQRKLLIIILATSLIPLIAASSFFIRYFSGVTTEDSEELAQTTLDMNISKIDEWILSKTSAVEQLIQQNPQFQSYDPEKMFPILSVLEQSDSQTEGYSLIDKNGQLTNNLGMTADMSKSDYFLKAKETNKLAFSEMNYLEALGKYFITAVVPLHDKEGQFIGAVAFSITPDVLTQLSNNIKMADTGYGYVVSNNGIYFSYPDAERFSKNINDYAETPALKNATAAILGQPGGSLTYQDETGTEVITYFGTIPSTGWKMVITVPTSEIFAKVNRASTLSIAIVVVTALIVSVIAFLLARLIVKPILAISGVMKKVASGQLNERVTVHSKDEIGEMSENINLMIESLAGMVKQIDLTIGQVAAASDELLAATRQSSQATAEITSAIREVAGGTETQFRGAEQSARATEEMAEGVQKIAEASGSVSEQAENVSSEVERGYEEIQAAIKQMAQIQTTANQTAQDIDRLAGHSKEIGEIVDVISDISNQTALLSLNASIEAARAGEEGRGFAVVAGEVKKLAEQTSESISHIAELIQFIQGSTSQAANSVQTSVREINDGIASMEKVGVSFGQIRQSIYQVSAQIQDVSATTEQISAGTEEIAASIGDMLTIAKDSADNAQSVAGSASDQAAIMQSIETSAGSLHQLMNELKEQIKVFQA, from the coding sequence ATGTCGAAGACCAAAGCACTACAAACCAAAACACGGGGGAAATCCGGGGCGTTTCAGCGGAAATTGCTGATCATTATTCTGGCCACTTCCCTGATCCCCCTGATCGCCGCCAGTTCGTTCTTCATCCGTTATTTCAGCGGCGTGACCACAGAAGACAGCGAAGAATTGGCGCAAACGACGCTGGACATGAACATCTCCAAGATCGATGAATGGATTTTGTCCAAAACATCGGCGGTGGAGCAGCTCATCCAGCAGAACCCGCAATTCCAGTCCTATGATCCGGAGAAAATGTTTCCGATTCTAAGCGTACTGGAGCAAAGCGACAGTCAAACCGAAGGCTACAGCCTCATCGACAAAAACGGCCAGCTCACCAACAACCTCGGGATGACCGCGGATATGTCGAAAAGCGATTATTTTCTGAAAGCAAAAGAAACAAACAAATTGGCTTTTTCCGAAATGAACTACCTGGAGGCACTGGGCAAATATTTCATCACGGCAGTCGTGCCGCTTCATGATAAGGAAGGGCAGTTTATCGGCGCCGTCGCTTTTTCGATAACGCCAGATGTGCTGACCCAGCTTAGCAACAACATTAAAATGGCCGATACGGGTTACGGCTACGTCGTCTCGAACAACGGGATTTATTTCAGTTACCCGGATGCCGAACGTTTCAGCAAGAACATCAACGATTACGCCGAAACCCCCGCTTTAAAAAATGCAACCGCAGCGATTCTCGGCCAACCGGGCGGTTCCCTTACGTATCAAGACGAGACGGGAACAGAAGTGATCACCTACTTCGGCACGATTCCGAGCACCGGGTGGAAAATGGTTATCACCGTGCCGACCAGCGAGATTTTCGCCAAAGTGAATCGGGCCAGCACGTTATCCATCGCGATCGTCGTCGTTACGGCCCTGATCGTATCAGTCATCGCTTTCCTGCTTGCGCGCCTGATCGTCAAGCCGATCCTGGCGATTTCTGGAGTTATGAAAAAGGTCGCAAGCGGGCAGTTGAACGAGCGGGTAACCGTCCACTCGAAGGACGAGATCGGCGAGATGAGCGAAAACATCAACCTGATGATCGAATCGCTTGCCGGCATGGTTAAACAGATCGATCTCACGATCGGCCAAGTGGCCGCCGCTTCGGACGAGCTGCTGGCCGCAACCCGGCAATCGTCGCAGGCGACGGCGGAGATCACTTCCGCGATCCGGGAGGTCGCCGGAGGAACGGAGACCCAGTTCCGCGGGGCCGAACAGTCGGCGAGAGCGACGGAGGAAATGGCCGAAGGCGTGCAAAAAATAGCCGAAGCGTCAGGCAGCGTTTCCGAGCAGGCCGAAAACGTCTCAAGCGAAGTTGAGCGCGGCTACGAGGAAATCCAGGCGGCGATCAAGCAGATGGCGCAAATTCAAACCACCGCCAACCAAACAGCGCAGGATATCGATCGGCTGGCCGGGCATTCCAAGGAAATCGGCGAGATTGTCGATGTCATCTCGGACATCTCCAACCAGACCGCGCTGCTGTCGCTGAACGCTTCGATCGAAGCCGCCCGTGCGGGCGAGGAAGGCCGGGGATTTGCCGTCGTCGCCGGAGAAGTGAAAAAACTGGCCGAACAGACCAGTGAGTCGATTTCCCATATCGCCGAGCTGATCCAATTTATCCAAGGCTCTACATCCCAGGCTGCCAATTCCGTGCAGACAAGCGTCCGCGAGATTAACGACGGCATCGCGAGCATGGAGAAAGTCGGCGTTTCGTTTGGCCAAATCCGCCAATCCATTTACCAGGTATCGGCGCAAATCCAGGATGTCTCCGCCACGACGGAGCAAATTTCTGCGGGTACCGAAGAAATCGCCGCCTCGATCGGGGATATGCTGACCATCGCTAAAGATTCGGCGGACAACGCCCAATCCGTAGCCGGTTCCGCTTCGGACCAAGCGGCCATTATGCAAAGCATTGAAACATCGGCGGGATCGCTGCATCAGCTGATGAACGAGCTCAAAGAACAAATCAAAGTATTTCAGGCCTGA
- a CDS encoding class I SAM-dependent methyltransferase has translation MSPGHLFLASLGKTRLRPGGKTATERILTSCRITEHSHVLEVAPNMGTTAIEVASRYGCRVTGVDLHAPSLDKAKENVRQHGLEEQVRLVIGNAMALPFPDNSFDVVINEAMLTMLTYEQKQQAVSEYLRVLKPGGRLATHDLLLQQEPDTETVKQRLNELRKAIYVNAQPMTAAKWEELFRQAGFGEVVCVTGNMSLLSLKGLIVDEGWEGMIRILSNAMQSEDDRQRLFRLINLFDESSDLYGHITCVSTKA, from the coding sequence ATGTCTCCAGGCCATCTTTTTTTGGCTTCCCTCGGTAAAACCAGGCTTCGTCCGGGCGGCAAAACCGCAACCGAGCGAATTTTAACGTCCTGTCGGATTACGGAGCATTCGCATGTGCTCGAAGTAGCGCCAAATATGGGCACAACCGCCATCGAAGTCGCCTCTCGTTACGGCTGCCGGGTGACGGGGGTTGATCTTCACGCTCCAAGCTTAGATAAAGCAAAGGAAAACGTTAGGCAGCACGGCCTCGAGGAACAAGTCCGGCTCGTCATCGGCAACGCCATGGCACTGCCGTTCCCCGACAACTCGTTCGACGTTGTTATTAATGAAGCGATGCTCACCATGCTGACCTATGAACAGAAACAGCAAGCGGTCTCGGAGTACTTGCGGGTGCTGAAACCCGGAGGCCGGCTGGCGACCCACGATTTGCTGCTGCAGCAAGAACCGGATACGGAAACCGTGAAGCAACGCCTGAACGAATTGCGCAAAGCGATATACGTTAACGCGCAGCCCATGACGGCGGCCAAGTGGGAAGAGCTGTTTCGACAAGCGGGTTTTGGCGAAGTGGTTTGCGTCACGGGCAACATGTCCCTGTTGTCTTTGAAGGGGCTGATTGTCGACGAAGGCTGGGAAGGCATGATCCGCATCCTGTCCAATGCGATGCAAAGCGAAGACGACCGGCAGCGCCTGTTCCGCCTAATAAACTTGTTTGACGAGAGCAGCGACTTATACGGCCACATCACCTGCGTTTCGACCAAAGCCTAG